A genomic region of Mesobacillus jeotgali contains the following coding sequences:
- a CDS encoding patatin-like phospholipase family protein: protein MVLREEKALASPRIGLALGSGGARGFAHLGVIKVLRDEGIPIDLIAGSSMGALVASFYGAGLDVDRLYKLSRVFKRKYYLDFTVPKMGFIAGKRVKELIRIFTHGKMIEELDIPIGIVATDLMSGEKVVFKNGPVAEAVRASIAIPGIFVPEKLDGRLFVDGGVVDRIPVSVAKEMGADIVIAVDVSSVKKNEDVTSIFDVIMQSIDIMQMELVSNREIASDVMLRPPVEMFNSKAFTNIEEIIAIGEEEAKKHIDKIKKCIEQWKEPQSE from the coding sequence ATGGTTTTAAGGGAGGAAAAAGCTTTGGCAAGTCCAAGAATAGGTTTGGCTCTAGGGTCAGGTGGAGCACGGGGATTTGCCCATCTGGGTGTCATAAAAGTTTTAAGAGATGAAGGCATTCCAATCGATTTGATAGCTGGAAGCAGCATGGGTGCACTGGTAGCATCATTTTACGGTGCGGGCCTTGACGTTGACCGTCTCTATAAACTATCACGTGTGTTCAAACGGAAATATTATCTTGATTTTACCGTCCCAAAGATGGGATTTATCGCTGGGAAAAGAGTTAAAGAGCTCATCAGGATTTTTACCCATGGAAAAATGATCGAAGAACTGGATATTCCGATTGGCATTGTTGCGACAGACCTGATGTCAGGTGAGAAGGTCGTCTTTAAAAATGGGCCTGTGGCGGAAGCTGTAAGAGCTAGCATCGCGATTCCGGGTATTTTTGTCCCGGAAAAGCTGGATGGAAGGTTGTTCGTCGATGGCGGAGTTGTTGACCGGATTCCTGTTTCTGTCGCTAAGGAGATGGGAGCAGATATAGTAATCGCTGTTGATGTATCCAGCGTGAAGAAGAACGAGGATGTTACCTCAATTTTCGATGTGATCATGCAGAGTATCGATATCATGCAAATGGAACTGGTCTCGAATCGAGAGATAGCTTCCGATGTAATGCTCAGGCCTCCAGTCGAAATGTTTAATTCCAAAGCATTCACTAATATAGAAGAAATCATTGCGATTGGTGAAGAAGAAGCAAAAAAGCACATCGATAAGATAAAAAAGTGCATTGAACAATGGAAGGAGCCTCAATCAGAATGA
- the ylbJ gene encoding sporulation integral membrane protein YlbJ codes for MLKSRMKTLFLAASVTLLAASLISFPQQSFDASIRGLNMWWEIVFPSLLPFFIVSEMLIGFGVVRFIGVLLEPLMRPLFRVPGVGGFVWAMGMASGFPAGAKLTARMRQEGQLSKIEAERLVSFTNSSNPLFIFGAVSVGFFYNVQLGVILALAHYLGNISVGLIMRFYGRSEEKTTKEKERNLTIRDAFAALHRTRIKDNRPIGKLLGDAVMSSIQTLLMIGGFIILFSVINKLLFHLHITGFLAEFLEVMLVMLGMTDMLSLPFISGLFEITLGSQMTSQIQEATLMHQAVITSFILAFSGFSVQAQVASILAQTDIRFQPFFFARIIHGVFSAFYAFILWKPVYVRFFEDGEPSNALPVMEYLTSEGSRLADAHNMLTTAGPLITICSLIIYVWLLGNRMFKEK; via the coding sequence GTGCTTAAATCAAGAATGAAAACACTTTTCCTTGCAGCCTCCGTCACTTTACTGGCTGCTTCACTCATTTCTTTTCCCCAGCAATCCTTTGATGCTTCAATAAGAGGCTTGAATATGTGGTGGGAAATTGTTTTTCCCTCACTCCTTCCTTTCTTCATCGTTTCAGAAATGCTGATCGGTTTCGGTGTCGTCCGTTTTATAGGAGTTTTGTTGGAACCTTTGATGAGACCACTATTCAGGGTACCAGGTGTTGGTGGTTTCGTCTGGGCAATGGGCATGGCTTCCGGCTTCCCCGCAGGAGCAAAGCTTACGGCCCGAATGCGGCAGGAAGGGCAGCTGTCAAAAATCGAGGCTGAAAGACTTGTATCGTTTACTAATTCATCCAACCCACTTTTCATTTTTGGCGCTGTATCAGTTGGGTTCTTCTATAATGTTCAGCTCGGTGTTATTCTGGCACTGGCCCATTACCTTGGAAACATCAGCGTTGGATTGATTATGAGGTTCTACGGTAGAAGTGAGGAAAAGACTACAAAGGAAAAGGAACGAAACCTGACGATCAGGGATGCATTTGCTGCTTTGCACAGGACAAGAATAAAGGACAACCGTCCCATAGGGAAACTGCTAGGTGACGCTGTTATGTCTTCCATCCAGACGTTGTTGATGATTGGCGGTTTCATTATCTTATTCTCAGTTATTAACAAACTATTATTCCACCTACACATCACCGGATTCCTTGCTGAATTCCTTGAAGTCATGCTCGTAATGCTTGGCATGACAGATATGTTAAGCCTGCCATTCATTTCAGGCTTATTCGAAATCACTCTCGGCAGCCAGATGACCAGCCAGATCCAGGAAGCTACTTTGATGCATCAGGCTGTAATTACAAGCTTCATCCTCGCATTCAGCGGTTTTAGTGTCCAGGCCCAGGTTGCCAGCATTCTTGCCCAGACAGACATACGCTTCCAGCCTTTCTTTTTCGCAAGAATTATTCATGGGGTCTTTTCAGCATTCTATGCTTTTATATTATGGAAACCGGTTTATGTACGATTTTTTGAAGATGGCGAGCCATCCAATGCTCTGCCGGTAATGGAATATCTTACTTCAGAAGGCAGCCGCCTCGCAGATGCGCATAACATGCTCACCACAGCCGGACCGCTTATTACAATCTGCAGTTTGATCATTTATGTATGGTTACTTGGAAATCGCATGTTTAAAGAGAAATAA
- a CDS encoding CAP domain-containing protein has product MRNIFRILIFAAIFLLIGLYMGFNKEDTDELVIEQKLIPKEDESLDKDIDEQNISEGIDQPEQGVGSLLGKDINSLKAKLGEPSRVDLSAYGFHWWIFNNDLDQYIQAGVLNGKVVTAYGIGPSVNVQPFKIGQPIEEIFSMNVIEPDVTFEYNGSSYKFELSEQDMNTRPIIKMGEYFVQLYIDKFTSSVSSIRYMDKETIVKQRPYEMVYRGTLLEPPVLSEGDWVRIEAGLEKQILDITNTIRLRHDLPTLEWDEKTAEVAYAHSKDMAIEDYFSHESEKFGDLSERLNAAEILYQVAGENIAANYTDGPAVVEGWLNSETHREALLNEEFSHLGVGVYQMHYTQNFLKMWEQQQ; this is encoded by the coding sequence CTGCGAAACATTTTTAGGATTTTAATTTTTGCCGCAATCTTTTTACTTATTGGTTTATACATGGGATTTAACAAGGAAGATACTGACGAATTGGTAATTGAACAGAAGTTGATCCCTAAAGAGGATGAATCTCTCGACAAGGATATCGATGAACAAAATATTAGTGAGGGCATTGACCAGCCTGAACAGGGAGTTGGTTCCCTATTAGGTAAGGACATCAATTCTCTTAAGGCTAAATTAGGTGAACCATCCAGGGTAGACCTTTCAGCCTATGGCTTCCATTGGTGGATTTTTAACAACGACCTTGATCAATATATCCAGGCTGGTGTCCTGAACGGCAAGGTTGTGACCGCTTACGGCATCGGCCCTTCGGTTAATGTACAACCATTTAAAATTGGACAGCCAATCGAAGAAATCTTTTCAATGAACGTGATTGAGCCTGATGTTACGTTTGAATATAATGGAAGTTCCTATAAATTCGAGCTTTCCGAGCAGGATATGAACACACGACCCATTATAAAAATGGGTGAATACTTTGTACAGCTTTATATTGATAAATTCACTAGTTCTGTCTCAAGCATCCGATATATGGACAAGGAAACGATCGTCAAGCAGCGTCCATACGAAATGGTCTACAGGGGGACTCTGTTAGAACCACCGGTATTATCAGAAGGAGATTGGGTCAGGATTGAGGCTGGTCTCGAAAAACAGATCCTGGACATTACTAATACAATTAGATTAAGGCACGATCTGCCAACGCTGGAGTGGGATGAAAAAACGGCAGAAGTCGCATATGCCCATAGCAAGGATATGGCAATTGAAGACTATTTTTCGCATGAGTCGGAGAAATTTGGCGATTTATCGGAAAGGCTAAATGCAGCGGAGATCTTGTACCAAGTGGCTGGGGAAAACATCGCAGCTAATTATACAGATGGACCAGCAGTTGTCGAGGGATGGCTGAATAGTGAAACCCACCGTGAAGCGTTATTGAATGAGGAATTTTCGCATCTTGGAGTAGGGGTATATCAGATGCATTATACCCAGAACTTCTTGAAAATGTGGGAGCAACAACAGTAA
- a CDS encoding YlbG family protein, with product MIGQRQGIIVWLYSLKQAKMLRRFGNVHFVSKKLKYAVIYCNLDEAEALMEKISSYSFVKKVEPSYKPFLKMEFENSSPDKAKEYDYKMGI from the coding sequence ATGATAGGACAGAGGCAGGGAATCATCGTCTGGCTGTATTCATTAAAGCAAGCCAAGATGCTCAGAAGATTTGGAAATGTTCATTTTGTCTCGAAGAAATTGAAATATGCAGTGATTTACTGCAATCTCGATGAGGCAGAGGCACTGATGGAAAAAATCAGTTCATATTCGTTTGTTAAAAAGGTGGAACCTTCCTATAAACCATTCTTAAAGATGGAATTCGAAAACTCTTCCCCTGATAAGGCAAAAGAATATGATTATAAGATGGGAATATAG
- a CDS encoding SepM family pheromone-processing serine protease: MSRKKSIALSIFAAILLMASALYYLPYYVTKPGMATELEPIVEVEDGYDEEGSFMLTTVRMGRANIYAYIIAKMSKYQEIYPVEDIRADNESDEEYNIRQLHMMDNSKTSAIEVAYKKAGKPVNYTYKGVYVLRIMEGMPAEGKLLPGDLVFQVDDNEFKSSEEFIEYVSSKKPGDIVELSYKRNGKSNSVEIPLKALDDGSDRPVVGIQLVDDKEIDVEPDVTVQSDEIGGPSAGLMFSLEIYNQLIEEDLTKGYEIAGTGTMSPDGTVGRIGGIQQKVVAADKAGAEIFLAPFEKGAKGSNYEEALIAAKDIDTKMKIVPVDTFEEAVSYLENLKEKSS, translated from the coding sequence ATGAGCAGAAAAAAGTCTATAGCTCTGTCTATATTTGCAGCTATATTATTAATGGCCAGCGCTCTTTATTACTTGCCTTACTATGTTACCAAACCTGGTATGGCTACGGAGCTGGAACCGATTGTCGAGGTTGAAGACGGGTACGATGAGGAAGGAAGCTTCATGCTTACCACAGTCAGGATGGGCAGAGCGAATATATATGCCTACATCATTGCCAAGATGAGCAAATATCAGGAAATCTATCCTGTAGAAGATATCAGGGCGGATAATGAATCAGATGAAGAATACAATATCCGCCAGCTGCACATGATGGATAATTCGAAGACATCAGCGATAGAGGTGGCCTATAAAAAAGCAGGTAAACCAGTTAACTACACCTATAAGGGAGTTTATGTGTTGAGGATAATGGAAGGGATGCCGGCTGAAGGCAAACTTTTGCCTGGCGATTTAGTTTTCCAGGTGGATGATAATGAATTTAAATCCTCTGAAGAGTTCATTGAATATGTCAGTTCAAAAAAACCAGGTGATATAGTCGAGCTTTCCTATAAACGGAATGGGAAGTCAAATTCAGTTGAAATACCTCTAAAGGCACTTGATGATGGAAGCGACCGTCCGGTAGTAGGAATTCAGCTTGTCGATGACAAAGAAATTGACGTTGAGCCAGATGTAACAGTCCAATCTGATGAAATAGGCGGTCCATCTGCTGGATTAATGTTTTCGCTGGAAATCTACAATCAATTAATCGAGGAAGACCTGACCAAAGGCTATGAAATAGCTGGGACAGGAACAATGAGTCCCGATGGAACAGTGGGAAGAATCGGCGGGATCCAGCAGAAAGTAGTAGCTGCAGATAAGGCAGGTGCAGAAATTTTCCTTGCTCCGTTTGAAAAAGGTGCCAAGGGCTCAAACTATGAAGAGGCGCTGATCGCCGCTAAAGATATTGATACCAAAATGAAAATTGTACCTGTAGATACTTTTGAGGAAGCTGTATCCTATCTGGAAAATTTAAAAGAAAAATCAAGCTGA
- the rsmD gene encoding 16S rRNA (guanine(966)-N(2))-methyltransferase RsmD gives MRVVSGDLKGRVLKAVPGTSTRPTTDKVKEALFNMIGPYFTGGWGLDLFAGSGGLGIEALSRGLDKVVFVDREGKAIHIINENLKSCGLEEKAEVYRNDAGRALKAIQKRDLTFDYIFLDPPYKKQQLVKLLEAIDKESLVHHDGLIVCEHASEITLPEKVGGLVQTRNEKYGIIGITLYKVDEVDEGEV, from the coding sequence ATGAGAGTTGTTTCAGGTGATTTGAAGGGCCGCGTTTTGAAAGCGGTACCCGGAACGTCAACGCGACCTACCACTGATAAAGTAAAGGAAGCGCTGTTCAATATGATTGGGCCGTATTTTACAGGAGGATGGGGCCTGGATTTATTTGCTGGAAGCGGAGGACTTGGAATCGAAGCGCTAAGCAGGGGTCTGGATAAAGTTGTTTTTGTCGACCGTGAAGGCAAGGCGATTCATATCATTAATGAGAACCTTAAATCCTGCGGTTTGGAAGAAAAGGCAGAAGTATATCGAAATGATGCTGGCAGGGCGTTGAAAGCAATTCAAAAAAGAGACTTAACGTTTGATTATATATTTCTGGACCCGCCCTATAAAAAACAACAGCTGGTCAAGCTGTTAGAAGCGATTGATAAGGAGAGCCTTGTTCATCATGATGGTCTGATTGTCTGTGAGCATGCTTCTGAAATCACTCTGCCAGAAAAGGTAGGAGGACTAGTGCAGACAAGAAACGAAAAATATGGAATTATAGGAATTACTCTTTATAAAGTTGATGAAGTAGATGAGGGGGAAGTATAA
- the coaD gene encoding pantetheine-phosphate adenylyltransferase translates to MARVAVCPGSFDPITLGHLDIITRAAKVFDELYVVVLNNSSKQPLFSVEERIELIEQVTKSIPNVKVDSFQGLLVDYAESVNADAIIRGLRAVSDFEYEMQITSMNRVLSDKIETFFIMTNNQYSFLSSSIVKEVAKYDGNISELVPREVEEALLKKFNNEEEK, encoded by the coding sequence GTGGCAAGAGTGGCTGTGTGTCCGGGCAGTTTCGACCCGATTACATTGGGGCATTTGGATATCATTACAAGAGCGGCAAAGGTATTCGATGAGCTTTATGTAGTGGTTTTGAATAATTCTTCAAAGCAACCATTGTTTTCTGTAGAAGAAAGAATTGAACTTATTGAACAAGTGACAAAGAGCATCCCGAATGTAAAGGTGGATTCATTCCAGGGATTGCTGGTCGATTATGCAGAAAGCGTCAACGCCGATGCCATTATCAGGGGCTTGCGAGCTGTTTCGGATTTTGAGTATGAAATGCAAATCACATCAATGAACAGAGTGTTGAGTGATAAAATCGAGACTTTCTTCATTATGACAAACAACCAGTATTCATTCTTGAGTTCAAGTATTGTCAAAGAGGTTGCAAAGTATGATGGGAATATCTCTGAATTAGTTCCTCGTGAGGTTGAGGAGGCATTACTTAAAAAATTCAATAACGAAGAAGAGAAATAA
- a CDS encoding DUF7147 family protein codes for MIQRFIELGEGYSDLYELIETARANQHRLMHLMAIHTKINAKDVTSLVVVLKPTHPGKFQALYVCREGIPNPHVLKNKRFDMFAELAAELGKTIIEFDAKPSTMFPETELYYQHLIGILRLNHYIPPLQ; via the coding sequence TTGATTCAACGATTTATCGAGCTTGGAGAAGGTTATTCGGATCTTTACGAATTGATAGAAACCGCCAGGGCGAACCAGCATCGATTGATGCACTTGATGGCAATTCATACAAAAATAAATGCGAAGGATGTAACTTCCCTTGTCGTTGTGCTAAAGCCAACACACCCAGGGAAATTCCAGGCGCTATATGTCTGCAGAGAGGGTATTCCAAACCCTCATGTCCTTAAGAACAAACGCTTCGACATGTTTGCAGAATTGGCTGCGGAACTGGGCAAAACAATCATAGAATTTGATGCTAAACCATCAACGATGTTCCCCGAAACAGAATTGTACTATCAACATCTTATTGGGATTTTAAGGCTGAACCACTATATTCCGCCGCTGCAATAA
- a CDS encoding stalk domain-containing protein — protein MKKVSFLLTTGLFIIICVAVIWQWSAFQQKNDKPSKSEGDISLIVSVKVEQDELQVKQTFDNLKMNQQYHAIIPAQAIEVNCTDAEGDTCKEEHKPKGNKMHFEYTIKSGPGLSILLNDWMIVLKDAEIKKTRIEIVDQYYKRGTWSAGIPLKGYKQTELLHYYVFEGENSTPSLYWQEKPLIKLTGQKGIDYYTTQKEQVIYKFDSLETFSDNHISVVIIDGKRAVRGNGILLAGNELTDKEFEHGLAVAFLSSKFGTDEEAEGWILEALASLVTKQVPENEKSRAMVEELEKNLTPEEIAAFVTYYSKQGHLNGNSIDGYLSSIKGMESDFFTMNSQKRPGIFPLLFTDARSVIVNGDKKEELAAVIKGGQYLFPLVPTMNALGYETTLGPDLSTLEISSANHTYYFNLKNKTFIHGGQTFGLLENPFQNLNGDLYMGKHWLNAIFKVQVSESEESITLGL, from the coding sequence ATGAAGAAAGTTTCATTCCTGTTGACCACAGGATTATTCATAATTATTTGCGTTGCTGTCATTTGGCAATGGAGCGCTTTTCAACAAAAAAACGACAAACCATCTAAATCAGAGGGAGATATATCTCTCATTGTATCGGTGAAGGTGGAACAGGACGAGCTTCAAGTGAAGCAGACATTTGATAATCTTAAAATGAACCAACAATATCATGCAATCATCCCGGCGCAGGCTATAGAGGTCAATTGCACAGATGCAGAAGGGGATACATGCAAGGAAGAACATAAGCCAAAAGGGAATAAGATGCATTTTGAATACACGATAAAATCCGGACCCGGGCTTTCGATACTCTTGAATGATTGGATGATTGTTCTGAAGGATGCCGAGATCAAAAAGACGAGAATCGAGATAGTAGACCAATATTATAAAAGGGGCACATGGTCCGCCGGAATCCCGTTGAAGGGCTATAAGCAAACGGAGTTGCTGCACTATTATGTTTTTGAAGGAGAGAATTCAACTCCTTCGCTATATTGGCAAGAGAAGCCCCTTATCAAACTGACAGGCCAAAAGGGAATCGATTATTATACCACTCAAAAGGAACAGGTTATTTACAAGTTTGACAGTCTTGAGACCTTTTCTGACAATCACATATCTGTAGTGATCATCGATGGCAAAAGGGCTGTCCGGGGTAACGGGATCCTGCTGGCAGGGAACGAGTTGACCGATAAGGAGTTTGAGCATGGCTTGGCAGTGGCATTTTTGTCTTCGAAGTTTGGAACAGACGAGGAAGCAGAAGGATGGATTCTTGAGGCATTGGCTTCACTGGTAACAAAGCAGGTGCCAGAAAATGAAAAGAGCAGGGCGATGGTTGAAGAGTTGGAAAAAAATTTGACTCCAGAAGAAATAGCTGCTTTTGTCACCTACTATTCCAAACAAGGGCATCTTAATGGCAACTCAATTGATGGGTATTTGTCTTCAATCAAAGGGATGGAATCGGACTTCTTTACAATGAACAGCCAAAAAAGGCCGGGGATTTTTCCATTACTTTTTACAGACGCAAGAAGCGTAATAGTTAATGGAGATAAAAAGGAAGAGCTGGCAGCTGTCATTAAAGGAGGTCAATACCTGTTTCCTTTAGTGCCGACTATGAATGCTTTAGGCTATGAAACAACATTAGGACCAGATTTATCAACACTCGAAATTTCATCTGCGAACCATACGTACTACTTCAACCTAAAGAATAAAACATTCATTCATGGAGGCCAAACCTTCGGGCTTCTTGAGAACCCATTCCAGAACCTGAATGGTGATTTATATATGGGAAAGCACTGGTTAAATGCGATTTTTAAAGTGCAGGTTTCGGAAAGTGAAGAATCGATCACTCTCGGATTATAG
- a CDS encoding YugN family protein, with amino-acid sequence MKFENTGIENLKADLNRLDEVMLEHGLVREGQWDYERVTYDKKLVIKEGTFYLRVQGHVHEGDVGAHKAIIQLMTPLLGKHYYPHGVEYGEGEQFPKALVSQCEKLLNDVKAEVEKFAI; translated from the coding sequence ATGAAATTTGAAAATACAGGTATTGAAAACCTGAAGGCGGACCTGAACCGTCTTGATGAGGTTATGCTAGAGCACGGTCTAGTACGTGAAGGACAATGGGACTACGAGCGAGTGACTTATGACAAGAAGCTAGTGATAAAGGAAGGTACGTTCTACCTTCGTGTCCAGGGCCATGTCCACGAGGGTGATGTTGGCGCACACAAAGCGATCATTCAGCTGATGACTCCTTTGCTAGGCAAACATTATTATCCGCATGGCGTTGAATATGGTGAAGGTGAACAATTCCCAAAAGCTCTTGTCAGCCAGTGCGAAAAGCTTTTAAACGATGTGAAAGCAGAAGTAGAAAAATTCGCAATCTAA
- a CDS encoding YlbE-like family protein: MRKDVMEQLRTNKELIEFVRAQPHWYRKLSRDPRDIYSAQIAALHHFEKTIPHKVQKFSNNVQMASMMMHMFSSMNSQS, from the coding sequence ATGCGTAAAGATGTCATGGAGCAATTACGAACGAATAAAGAGTTGATAGAGTTCGTCCGAGCCCAGCCCCACTGGTACAGGAAGCTGAGCAGGGACCCAAGGGACATTTATTCTGCGCAGATCGCCGCGCTGCACCATTTTGAAAAAACGATCCCTCATAAGGTTCAGAAATTCTCCAACAATGTCCAGATGGCATCGATGATGATGCACATGTTCTCTAGCATGAATTCCCAATCATGA
- a CDS encoding PaaI family thioesterase, with protein MEKELHQLLDECISLSDEQELEALKTVLSGVRNKLSGKNSTYIDGLLHMDRRLDHETCEIDIPITNVLDNTLGIVHGGFTATILDTAMGTLANKLLPEGYAAVTSQINIHYLAPGIGDNLHCKATLIHKGRSTVVLEADVFRSDGRKIAHSSGSFFVVKKTAQIR; from the coding sequence GTGGAAAAAGAATTGCACCAGCTTTTAGACGAATGCATCTCGTTATCAGACGAGCAGGAACTTGAAGCCCTTAAAACGGTATTATCCGGAGTGAGAAATAAATTAAGCGGAAAAAACAGTACGTATATTGACGGCCTTCTGCATATGGATAGGAGACTCGATCATGAAACGTGTGAAATTGATATTCCGATTACAAATGTACTCGATAATACTCTTGGCATCGTACATGGCGGTTTTACAGCCACGATACTCGACACAGCCATGGGAACACTTGCGAATAAGCTGCTGCCAGAAGGTTACGCAGCTGTCACGTCACAAATTAACATCCATTATCTTGCGCCAGGGATTGGCGACAATCTTCATTGTAAAGCCACACTGATCCATAAAGGAAGAAGTACTGTTGTCCTTGAAGCTGATGTATTCAGGTCCGATGGCAGAAAGATCGCTCACTCTTCCGGAAGCTTCTTTGTTGTAAAAAAAACAGCACAAATAAGGTGA
- a CDS encoding YlbF family regulator, with protein MRFGGEPALLAVTSERVLLLEEAEQLVSMILQSDIAEYYRECLYNVKNNPETQRKVREFVDMKERYEEVQRFGKYHPDYKEIMGKLRIVKRELDMDEVISEFKKAENDLQSLLDEVSVIIGRSVSESVKVPTGNPFFESSCGGGCGSGGSCGCSA; from the coding sequence ATGAGGTTCGGAGGTGAGCCAGCATTGCTTGCTGTTACATCAGAAAGAGTACTATTATTGGAAGAAGCTGAACAGTTAGTCAGCATGATTTTACAATCTGATATTGCCGAGTATTATCGGGAATGTTTATATAATGTTAAAAATAATCCGGAGACACAAAGGAAGGTTCGTGAATTTGTGGATATGAAGGAACGCTATGAAGAGGTTCAGCGTTTCGGAAAGTACCATCCTGACTACAAGGAAATTATGGGCAAGCTCCGGATTGTAAAAAGAGAGCTGGACATGGATGAAGTTATTTCTGAATTCAAGAAAGCGGAAAATGACTTACAGAGCCTGCTTGATGAGGTTAGTGTGATCATCGGCAGATCCGTTTCAGAGAGCGTGAAGGTTCCTACCGGAAATCCATTCTTCGAAAGCTCTTGCGGAGGCGGTTGTGGCAGCGGAGGAAGCTGTGGGTGCTCTGCTTAG
- the ylbD gene encoding YlbD family protein, with protein sequence MAKKKLHPSVEKFKEFVKAHPELVQEVRKGNTTWQEMYEDWYLLGEDDPKWTNKSNNDKDEKSEEKKTDWIGTIMGAVKNMDPEQVQGQIHNISQALGAIQGVLSQFQGSKGGQQASKGSGPAHPFSFRQD encoded by the coding sequence ATGGCCAAAAAGAAACTTCATCCCTCTGTTGAGAAATTCAAGGAATTCGTGAAAGCCCACCCTGAGCTCGTGCAGGAAGTAAGGAAGGGGAACACAACCTGGCAGGAAATGTACGAAGATTGGTACCTGCTTGGTGAAGATGATCCAAAATGGACTAACAAGAGCAATAATGACAAGGACGAAAAAAGCGAAGAAAAGAAAACCGATTGGATAGGGACGATCATGGGTGCTGTTAAAAATATGGATCCTGAACAGGTTCAAGGACAAATCCATAACATAAGCCAGGCACTCGGGGCGATTCAGGGCGTGCTTTCCCAGTTCCAGGGAAGCAAAGGCGGACAGCAGGCATCTAAAGGTTCAGGACCTGCACATCCTTTCTCATTCAGGCAGGATTAG
- a CDS encoding Asp23/Gls24 family envelope stress response protein: MKKPGKIMPQQNREVCRAVCAIVHANINENVFFQQSGFKSRISRLRRNAFADNGVIVELDQGYLKIKVNVDTIVGEYSILLNATELQKNIEEEIVLLTSILPKEIDVIITGVNVKKTH, encoded by the coding sequence ATGAAAAAGCCAGGAAAAATCATGCCTCAGCAAAATAGAGAGGTATGCCGTGCAGTCTGTGCAATTGTTCATGCCAACATAAATGAAAATGTCTTTTTTCAACAGTCGGGTTTTAAAAGCAGGATTTCACGATTGCGAAGAAATGCATTTGCTGACAATGGAGTAATTGTTGAACTTGATCAGGGTTACCTAAAAATAAAAGTTAACGTTGACACAATTGTTGGGGAGTACTCTATCCTTCTAAATGCCACGGAGCTACAGAAAAATATAGAAGAGGAGATTGTACTGCTTACTTCTATTTTACCGAAAGAGATAGACGTCATCATAACGGGTGTTAATGTAAAAAAGACGCATTGA
- a CDS encoding CBS domain-containing protein produces MRKIRDIMTSDVETCTLLDNVFEVAVKMKEWNVGSVPIVDKDKLVGMITDRDIVIRGIAEKHPPSSKVETVMSDHLVTATPDMSTKDATRLMAEHQIRRLPVVEGEKLVGIVALGDFAVNEMTDEQAQHALSEISEPGNHMQ; encoded by the coding sequence GTGCGTAAAATCCGTGATATCATGACTAGCGATGTGGAAACATGTACCTTGCTGGATAATGTATTTGAAGTGGCTGTTAAAATGAAGGAATGGAATGTCGGATCAGTCCCTATCGTCGACAAGGATAAGCTCGTAGGCATGATCACCGACCGGGATATTGTCATTAGAGGGATAGCAGAAAAACATCCACCATCCTCTAAGGTCGAGACGGTAATGAGTGATCACCTAGTGACAGCGACACCGGATATGTCCACTAAAGATGCAACCAGACTTATGGCGGAACATCAAATAAGAAGGCTGCCAGTCGTTGAAGGTGAGAAATTAGTAGGCATCGTAGCACTTGGTGACTTTGCTGTAAATGAAATGACAGACGAACAAGCACAGCATGCTCTATCAGAAATCTCAGAGCCTGGAAACCACATGCAATAG